Within Prosthecodimorpha staleyi, the genomic segment TTCAACAAGTCGGGCCTGCAGACCGACCTGGACGCGCTCGGCTTCAACGTGGTCGGCTTCGGCTGCGCCACCTGCATCGGCAATTCCGGCCCGCTCGACGAGCCGATCTCGGAGGCGATCAACGCGGCCGACCTGGTCGCCGCGGCGGTGCTCTCGGGCAATCGCAACTTCGAGGGCCGCGTCAATCCGGACGTGAAGGCCAACTACCTCGCCTCCCCGCCCCTGGTCGTGGCCTATGCCATCGCCGGCTCCATGCAGATCGACCTCGCCAACGATCCGATCGCCACCACGGCCGACGGCACGCCGGTCTATCTGAAGGACATCTGGCCGACCAAGGAGGAGATCGACGCGGTCATCGCGCAGTACATCACCCGTGATGTGTTCGCCTCGAAATACGCCTCGGTCTTCGAGGGCGACGCGCGCTGGCAGGGCATCGAGATCACCAAGGGTCTGACCTATTCCTGGCAGTCGACCTCGACCTACGTGCAGAACCCACCCTACTTCGCCGGCATGTCGGCGACCCCGGCGCCGGTTACCGACATCCGCTCGGCCCGGGTGCTCGGCCTGTTCCTCGACTCCATCACCACCGACCACATCTCGCCCGCCGGTTCGATCAAGGCAGCGAGCCCGGCCGGCGAGTATCTGCGCGACCATCAGGTCCGCCCGCAGGACTTCAACCAGTACGGTACCCGCCGCGGCAACCACGAAGTCATGATGCGCGGTACCTTCGCCAATATCCGCATCAAGAACCAGATGCTCGGCGGCAAGGAAGGCGGCAACACGATCCACTATCCGTCCGGCAAGGAGCTTCCGATCTACACGGCCGCTATGCAGTACAAGAGCGAGGGCGTGCCGCTGGTGGTCTTCGCCGGCAAGGAATACGGCACCGGCTCGTCGCGCGACTGGGCCGCAAAGGGCACCAACCTGCTCGGCGTCCGCGCCGTCATCGCCCAGTCCTTCGAACGCATCCACCGTTCCAACCTGGTCGGCATGGGCATCCTGCCGCTGCAGTTCAAGGACGGCGACGGCTGGCAGGCGCTCGGCCTGAAGGGCGACGAGGCGGTGACCATCCTGGGTCTGGAGGCCGGCCTCAAGCCGCGCCAGATTCTGACCGCCGAGATCACGCGTGCCGACGGCTCCAAGACCTCGGTCGATCTGATCTGCCGCATCGATACGCTCGACGAGCTCGACTACTTCAAGAACGGTGGCATCCTGCAGTATGTGCTGCGCAGCCTGGTCGCGGCCTGAGCAACAAAGCAGAAATACAGATCATCGAGCCGCCGGGGCCTCTCCGGCGGCTCTTTTTTTCGGGTCGTCCGAATCGTTCGCGGCTTTCACCATCAAGCACCTCAACTTGGGTGAGCGTCACACCGACGTGACTCGCACTTGAAGCGCCGCGGGCGTATGAGCCAGGGGACAGGTTGGAAGGCAGAGGCGGTGGAGCGGTGAGTTACTTCGTCGGAATCGCGATGACCATCGCCGCGGGAAGCTGCGCCTTGACCCCCGCCGAGGCGGGCGAAAAGCCGCGAGCGGTCCTGGAGCTGTTCACCAGCCAGGGTTGCTCGTCGTGTCCGCCTGCCGATGCCCTGATGAACCAGATCGTCGAGGACAAGAGCCTGCTGGCCCTGACCTTCCCGGTCGACTACTGGGATTTTCTGGGCTGGAAGGATACGTTCGCGCGTCCCGAATATACGCAGCGCCAGCGCGGCTATGCCGCCGGCCGGCATGATCGGGCGGTCTATACCCCGCAGATGGTGGTCAATGGCCGCGAACATGTGGTCGGCAGCAATCAGGCCGCAATCGAGCGGACGGTGGCCAGTCACGAGCGGATGGATGCCCTGCCGGTTGACCTGGATATCGATATCAAGGGCGATGTGGTCGTCGCCAGGGTCGGCGGCTCGGTGGCCGGTGTCGAGACCAAGGCCACGCTCTGGCTGGTCACCTACGACCTGCGCCGCTCGGTACCGATCGCACGTGGCGAGAACAAGGGTCGGACGGTCGTCTACAGCCATGTCGTGCGCCAGGTGCAGCCGATCGGTATGTGGAAAGGCCAGGCGATGACGGTGGAACTGCCCCGTCACGAATTGATGCCGGATCGCGATGTCGGCATGGCGATCATGCTCCAGCCCGATCGGGACTCCGGGCTGGGTCCGATCCTGGGCGCCGCCATGCTGACCGGTCCGTCCAGCTGATCCGGCCCGCCGCTCGTCCGGCCACTTGACGACAAAGGTCCGGCATCTGCGTTCCGCGCATGCTCGACCGCGATGGCGGTGAAATCGAAGATGGAGAGCAAGGCTCTCTCCGGGCAACCGGCTTCGATCGGGAGCATTCTGCGCAAACAAGAATGCGGAACACCATCCGACCGCTTCGGATCGGGTGCCGCTCTAGAACTCGACCAGCCTCGGTTTCTTCTCCAGAACCGCGAGGACGCGGCCGAGGTCGGCGCCGCGCTTCAGAACCATGCCGCCTTGCGCGACAATCGAATACTGGCCCTGGCGGCCGGCCAGTTTCGGGTCCTTCTCGATTCGATAGAGCGGCGCTTCGGCGGTTCGACGGAAGACCGAGAAGACGGCTCGGTCGCGGCGATGGTCGATGGCGTAGTCGCGCCATTCGCCATCGGCCACCATGCGCCCGTAGAGCTTCAGAATCTCGAACAATTCGCGCCGATCGAAGGTGACGGGCAGAACGGTCTTTCCACCGCCATGGGGAAAGGCGAACACCACGCCGTCGGCGGATGGCCGGCTGGGTTCGTCACTCTGGTCCCATTCGCTCAATCCGCACCCCTCCTCCGTCCTTGACCCCGATATCGGGCAGCCCGCGCGGTCTGCAGCGGGACCGCATTCCGGCGCCTGGAAACAGCGAGCCGGCTGATCATCGCGTTGCCGGCCCGGGAAGGCAAGAACCGCCTGCGCACCGGCCGCATCGCCGGGCCGGCAGTCGGAGACCGGCGCCCCGCCGAGTCCGCCACGGGGTCTCGAATTCGACGAATTATATAATATTTATCAATAACTTAAAGGAGAATTGTTTCCGCTCTGTTTTCTTGCTTTCGCCGCAATCCGGACAATCGCGAGCCACGTTGCCCACCGACAGTCGGTATCGGTTCCGGTTGGTTCGGCCCGATGGCTCGACCGGTTTATTCAGCCCCCCAGCCCCCCGGACGGGCTGTCGGGTCGGACCTCCGGAACCCCGAAACCCCCGATCGAATGACGACCTGACCTGACGGGCCCCGCGAGGGCCCGTCCGTTTGTCGGGCATCCCCCGGGCGAACGCGCTGCGCTCGGTTGCGCGGCCGGATGCCGTCGGGACAAGTCCCCGGACGGGAGCCGCCTATTCGGCCGCCACCGACGGCAGGGACTGCGGCCGGGACCCGACGGCGGATGCCCCCGCATGCCGGGCGGGATCGAGCCAGAGATCGAGGAAACGCTCCAGCCAGAGCCGGGTCTGGGCGTCATAGAGGGCGCGGCCCTCGAAATGATGCGGCCGGCCCTGAGCGCCCGGCAGATCGAAGCGCTCGGCGCCCCGCGTCGTCCAGCGATGCATCATGGCGAGGGTCAGCTCCGGGTGGAACTGGATGCCGTAGGCGGCCGGACCGACCTGGAAGGCCTGGTTCGGAAAACTCTCGCCCTCGGCCAGCAAGGTGCAGCCGCGAGGCAGGTCGAAGCCCTCCCGGTGCCACTGATAGACCTCGGTCGGCCAGGCCATCAGCGCCTTGCCGGCCTCGGTCGGGCAGAGCGGGTAGTAGCCGATCTCGACCAGCCCGTGCGGATTGGGGCCGACCCTGCCGCCGAGCTGGCGCACCAGCATTTGGGCGCCGAGGCAGATGCCGAGATAGGGCTTCTGTTCCGCCAGCGGCACGGCCAGCCAGTCTATCTCGCGCTTGACGAAGTCGTCCTCGTCGTTGGCACTCATCGGGCCGCCGAACACCACTGCACCGGCATAGTCCCGGAGCGTCTCCGGCAGGGGATCGCCGTAGCGCGGGCGGCAGATGTCGAGCACGTAGCCGCGGCGAGTCAGCATCTGACCGACACGGCCGGGCGAGGAGGTCTCCTGGTGGAGAACGATAAGGATGCGCGGGAGCGGCTTGGCCATGGCGTCCGGGCGAAGATTCGTTCGCAAGTGCGAACCATCACACTCCTGAAACAATGGCCCGGGAAATGTGGCCGAATCAACCGTCGTCTTCGGATTTGTCGAGGCGCGCTTCGACTTTCTTGCGGATCAGAACCCTGTCGCGGGTGCCGACATCGAGCAGCTCGGCCAGGCGCCACACCGTGTTGTCCTCGAATTCATGCACCGCACCATCGGCCAGCACCATTTCCCAGAACATTTCGACCAGCGCCTGCCGGTCTTCCGACGGCAGCCGTCGCTTCAGGACCGCGGTGAAGCGATAGAGGTCGACGGCCTCCCGGTCGGCGCTCTGCGCGGCGGCCAGGAGCGCGGCGAGGCCGGCCTCGTCGAGATCGAAATGCCGCATCAGGAGCCGTCGGCAGATCGCCTGCTCGGGCCCCGAAACCGTCCCGTCGATGCCGATCAGATGGACCATCAGGGCCGCGGTGGCGAGCCGGACCTCGTCCTCAGGCGCCGGGGCCGGGGCACCGCCGGTGAGATCGGCGAAATAGGCTTTCAAGGCATCGAACATCGTGACCGCCGATCGTCGGCTGAGTGGAAGACCGGATCATAGGGGCCGGCGCCGCTTCGACAAGAAGCCGGCCGTCGAATGCCGGCATGCGCGCATCGGCCGGTGACAGAAACGCGTGCATTTCCTATAGGAAACCGAGACAGAGCCTTGCCACGGTGCCCATGCGGATCACGATTTTTTTGGCGGCGATCGCCAGCCTCCTTGCCCCGATCGCCACGGCCGGCGCCGACCCGGCGCCCTCCGAGCGGGTCCGCCGCCTCCTCGCCGGGATGACGCTGGAGGAGAAGATCGGCCAGCTCGACATGCCGTCCCATGGCGGGCATTA encodes:
- a CDS encoding DUF2794 domain-containing protein; this translates as MVFAFPHGGGKTVLPVTFDRRELFEILKLYGRMVADGEWRDYAIDHRRDRAVFSVFRRTAEAPLYRIEKDPKLAGRQGQYSIVAQGGMVLKRGADLGRVLAVLEKKPRLVEF
- a CDS encoding DUF1223 domain-containing protein — translated: MTIAAGSCALTPAEAGEKPRAVLELFTSQGCSSCPPADALMNQIVEDKSLLALTFPVDYWDFLGWKDTFARPEYTQRQRGYAAGRHDRAVYTPQMVVNGREHVVGSNQAAIERTVASHERMDALPVDLDIDIKGDVVVARVGGSVAGVETKATLWLVTYDLRRSVPIARGENKGRTVVYSHVVRQVQPIGMWKGQAMTVELPRHELMPDRDVGMAIMLQPDRDSGLGPILGAAMLTGPSS
- a CDS encoding tellurite resistance TerB family protein encodes the protein MFDALKAYFADLTGGAPAPAPEDEVRLATAALMVHLIGIDGTVSGPEQAICRRLLMRHFDLDEAGLAALLAAAQSADREAVDLYRFTAVLKRRLPSEDRQALVEMFWEMVLADGAVHEFEDNTVWRLAELLDVGTRDRVLIRKKVEARLDKSEDDG
- a CDS encoding glutamine amidotransferase, which encodes MAKPLPRILIVLHQETSSPGRVGQMLTRRGYVLDICRPRYGDPLPETLRDYAGAVVFGGPMSANDEDDFVKREIDWLAVPLAEQKPYLGICLGAQMLVRQLGGRVGPNPHGLVEIGYYPLCPTEAGKALMAWPTEVYQWHREGFDLPRGCTLLAEGESFPNQAFQVGPAAYGIQFHPELTLAMMHRWTTRGAERFDLPGAQGRPHHFEGRALYDAQTRLWLERFLDLWLDPARHAGASAVGSRPQSLPSVAAE